TTCGGCTTGCAGTGGCCATCACTAGGAGTTTCCATCAACGCATTTTCAAGGAGGAACATGAACAGCTTCTTGAAGTCGTCTCCACCATCAACCTCGGCCATCATAAGATGTGCAATGTCTTTTGGTGTCATTTTAAAGCGACCCTTCTGGCATCTCTCTGCCACTTGGTCGTTGAAGCCGAAGTTTGACTGCTTATCCTCTGGCCTTGATAtcaattttggccctcgagggAACCCCAACGTGAGGTGCACATCCTCCTCGTCTAAAGTAAGGTGTTCACCGCCGGTGAGTTGAATTTGGCAGCGGGGCAGATTTAAGGCGCTCAGAACCCAATAAGCAAGATACGGCGGGATTTCCTTAACGTCAAAATCAAGGACCGCCCCAAATCCTATATCAGTGACAGCCTTTTTTTGTCGGGGATTCAGCCGTTTCAGGCAGTCTATGAATTCGGACGGAGTTCAACGGGAGTAGAGTCGATCATGTTTTCGCCCTGTAATTGGTCTAGGCTCATCCTGACAACCAGAAGTCCCAGGAGCTATCTCGGCTAATCTTTGTCTGAGTTTTGTTGCAAGCGCAACTGGAATAATGTCATCTACCGCATCTTCTATGTCTACTCTAAGCAGCTTATCTGAAATGGCACAAACAACACATCATGAACAGATTATATAGACTGAGTACTGCATATTTAACAACATATTATGCTTAAGTCATAACAAATAATGACTTAAGTATGTTTCTTAACAACCACAACAATTACCATTACTAATGCTTAATATGCCAACTATAATGCATACATGATGGTACATAATGCATAATTTAAGTTCAATAATGCACCCTAAACTTTTTCTTGAAGCCAGTGTGTATAACACACGGGATACACTACATACACTTATAAAATGCACCATATACTTCAAcatatgcaattttaatttacatAATGCACTTTATAGCTAGTAAAACAACACCATCTGAATAATGAATGAATAAAACCCTACCTATAGCAAACACAGTGCATTAACACAAAAGAAATGACTTAAGTGTTTTTCTTAACCACCATGGCTAATACAATAGCAATGCTgaatattaatactataatgCATAGATCTTTGTATATAATGCACATGCTAAGTTCAATAATGCATATAACTATATgtcttaaaaataaattgtataacacacaaacttgatgcactatgaacaaataatgaataaaacCCCACCCATAATGTagaagataaagaaaaaaatgaacacTGTTGATGCACGTTTAATCAATTTATATCAAATCATCAATCAGATTCCTCTGTAAAAATCTGTGGCAACAAACCAATACAACCAATGACCAATGTTAAAAGCAACATAATGCATACAtaatgatacataatgcactgtctGGCATAAAAAATGCACACTGAATTCTTACATACTGTATTCTGGAGCACACTATACTACATTATGCACAATGTAACACACACAATGAATCTCCAAGCACttaaataatgcactaatctCCAAACACATACATAATGCTTAATATTAATACAATAATGCTTAATATTAATACAATAATGCATACATCTTGGTAAATAATGCACAGGCTAAGTTCAATAATGCATATAACTATAAGTCTTCAAAATACATTGCATAACACACAATACACTGCACCCACCTCTAAAATGCATCATATACTGCCAGGTATGCTATTATTCTTGTAGATAATGCACTACATATTAAATAAGAGTACATCATGATGCATAAGgaacaaataatgaatacaaaccTACCCATAATGcagaagataaagaaaataatgaacATTGTGGAGGTGTATCGTCTGGCCTACCCAAAATgaacaaataatgaatacaaaccTACCTATAATGCACTGTCTGGCCAAAAAAATGCACACGGAATTCTTACATAATGCATTCTGCAGCACACTACCTATACTCTACTTAATGCACAATTCAAAACCCTCAATGAATCTCCAAacatatacataatgcactaatccGAACAAACAATAAATGTATATACTCTTGAGCACTGCACATTAAAATACCCCTAAAATGCTAGTTTTACAGCAAGTAATGAAACTAGACATCTAAATAAGGCTAttcatattcataaaatgtGAAAGCACATACAAGATTATTTCGAACCAATTGACCTCAAAACAATTACCTAAAATGGTCCAGTAAGACATTTTTACACTGTATAGTGAGCATCAAAGAAACATGCAAGTAGCAATCCTCAACAAAAATAATACTGAAAAGCACAACCAACGAGTGCAATTTACCTGCTTCCTGTGATGCTTGCGAGCGCGGACGACCTCTTTTTGGCATATTTGATCTGGAATAAACCGAAAGAAATAAGATACCTGAATCGAGACGTGGTAAACCCAACACAATGTCGAGCAATCATAATCAGAGACAACCCTAAACGATTACCTAGGTAATTCCGATATCCTAAAGCCTTGGCATATGCTCAGTTGAATGTTTTCCCTTTACATACCTGCGAGATTTGTTGAATATGGCGTGCAAACACGTCAACGCCGGTCGATTTTGTGGCAGCTGTAACCGCGGTGGAGTGGAATCGACGCAAATCGGTGGCGGAGGCTGTGGAAATCGAAATTTGGCGGATGTAATTAGGGTTTAGAGAGGGGAAGGAGTGGGGGAGTCGAGGAGTCTCCTGGAGTAAATAGGAGAAAACTGAAGAGTGGAAGATTGCAAATGGCGTGACATTCGCAATTCCCAAAAAAATGGCGGTTCCAATTTATCAAGTTTACTATATTACCCCCGTAATGCACCACGAAAGGAGCTATAATGCAACgcggaaataattaataaggaTTAACGTGGTCCGTTGATTGGAAGGATCTAACGGTTATTATtaagaagagaaaaggatcttagagtggaaaaggagaatagtgctcccctatatatatatatatatcttcatcaaaaaaaagaattaaagcGGACACACCGAGTCGACAAGTAGTCAAATACTGACTTACAAGAACATAAAAAGCATGGGAttacaagaaaataaaaggtTAAGACTCCGTTCATAAATTATTACAATTAGATTAGATTTGCCAAGCACAAGAAACATTGTTTCCAAACCATCCGCCACGTGTCACCGACCTTCTGCATCGACTCCTTCAACACGTGGCATCTGTCTGGGGCAAACCACCAATCACACACCGCCCCTCTCCATTCAAatctttaagagcatccacagtagcGCCTAaagcaccgcctagccgagcgccggcgctaggcggtctattgcagccgcccagcgattttcgcgaaaaaaaaccgcctagcgcgaatttttaatttttttttttccgaaacactaaatatacgcgacttgcccatcattttcattcgcaccacttgtattaacgagtactctctctatcttaatttctgtacaagatcaacacctagaaatAAGTAACGCTGATGGTAGTGGTgggagtggtggggatgctgaggagtacgagcgtataatgaacgaagcgctagaggcctatacgaaccgtgagattgatcaatggatgcagagggccttgcagccggcggtacctcgacctcgaccggtggtacaccgccgagcggtgattggtcgtgatcacgtagctgcacatcaacgcctatacgaagactacttcgcacaggagccgcggttcaacgccaaccttttcaggcgccgttttaggatgcgcaggtccctgtttatgcgtattgttaacggattggagcaacgatatatgtatttccgctttaggcacgatacggctggcagacccggccacactcctattcaaaagtgcactgcggcaatccggcagttggcctacggaggcgctgcagacatgtgggacgagtacctccacatcggtgagacgactgccctggagtgtatgaagtatttctgtcagggcgtgattgaaatattcggtgatcagtaccttcgaagccctacccctgaTGACTGCcgggatctgctgcggatgcacggggaacagcatgggttcccagggatgttaggcagcatagattgtatgcattgtgagtggaagaactgccccgccgcctggaaggggatgtacactaccggctacaagggaaagaatcccacgatgatcctcgaggccgtagctgattgccggctgtggatttggcatgcgtattttgggatagctggttcgaacaacgacctcaacgtcctcaactcgtcgccacttttcaacgagcagtgtcagggtgtcggtccggccatcagttttgtcgccaacgacaaccgacatgatatgggctactacgtggcggatgggatataccctaggtggcccgtctttgtgaagacgatccgatgcccaagagatgagaagaaggcctactttgcggcaaggcaggagtcggcgcgcaaggacgtggaacgcgcatttggtgtgctccaggctcgatgggcggcagttaaggggccaacgcgtttgtggcacgtcgactgcattgctgatataatgtacgcctgtataatcatgcacaacatgattgtcgaagatgaaggtggacaactgactgattgggccaacgacgataatgaagatggtccaagccacggcgttgccgcccctaacgtacggagtggggtaccccacgatgaagacggccgcctccaagcacatgccgacatgcgccaaacggaggctcatattcgactccaaaaggatttaattgaagagttatgggcgcggaggactgcacgacgttagttttttttttaattatgtaattttttaaaattaatgtactttttaaattttattaatattagtgaattttctcgtttttgtgtcgtaaatttaattccgtatattgtgtgattgttaattatttcattttgtacatatttgttaatagtgatgtggatagtatgtggctaggctatggctgggctattgctgggctatttgcttgttttgatgatgtggcaggaggattgttagtgctgatgatgtgcctgggctatgactgggctattgctgggctattcctattgtggatgaccTAACTATATTTCCTTTTCATCTCTTCGGATTGAAGAAATCAACATGGTTTACTAATCCAAAATCAAATCCTCATTAAATAGTACTCTCCCAATTCGTAAATCGAagttccatttttatttttttagatcgTCCACAAACTGAAGTTCAAGTTagttttactataaataataatataaaatagacaATTAGTTCTAATGGTACTCcaaaactaattttattttgattttgaagaaaaaataacCTATTTTTAGGttatactaaaacaaaattaattttttttcaaattttgcaaataaaaaaagtataatatagaaaatattcttCAAGTTCAAAtataatgtaaataattagagtaaaaatatatttattagaatttacattaaaataaatttaaatttaatataaataattaataatactcCACTTTAAATACCAAAATAATCGTAAATTTTTTTGAACTGACACAGGCGGTGCTAAACCTCGTTTGCCACGTATAATCGCAGAATCTGATGCCGCTTGTCTATGCGCCACGTGTCCCTaagtttaattatatttaataattttatagatGTGAAGAGATTTATGAGGTAATTATCCACCTTAATATGTCCCAATCCACACTCTAGAATGCGCATATATATAAGAAGTAGAGTGAAACAAACAAACTCAATCAATCTTATAAATCACTTTTCCAACTCAAAACAAATATACTCTACTTTAGTTCATTGGTGTGAAGTGAAGATACAAGCATGAATCGTTTCTGGACTTTGCTCACCTACCTTCATTCTTTGGCTGGGTAATTTTATCTTGTGTGTATTTTTCCCATTTTCACTTAGGTAAAAACGACAAATATGTTGAATTTACTGGTCAATGTTGGTTCAGGCCAGGGGTGATGCTGCTCTACCCATTGTAAGTGTCTCTTTAGTCTATGAACAAGATCAGATTTCTTGTATAATGTTAAAAAGTAGTTAATTTGATGAGAGTGTTGGGTAATTATTTATTCAGATATGCATCAGTTGTGGCAATTGAGAGCACATCAAAAGTTGATGATGAGCAGTGGCTTGCTTATTGGATTTTGTATTCCTTTCTCACTCTTGTGGAGATGCTCATCCAACCTCTCTTCGAATGGTATGTTTAAACTTTCTCACACTTCTAAAAAAtactagttttctttttattattttcgttCGTTCACTAAAACGAGTCCTAGCTTATATATTTTTCCGAATCTTTTACCATATACATTAATTACATTGGATCTCATTACCCCCATACCCACCCTAACACGACACAACGTTGACATCGTATCGTATCAATTTCCTGTCGGATTTTGGTGCCGGTGTCAAAAATTACCAGCCctgattgaaaataaaaaaaatgcaggATACCGATTTGGTACGATTTGAAGCTAGGATTTGTGGCATGGTTGGTTCTACCACAGTTTAGAGGGGCTGCTTTCATATATG
This genomic interval from Salvia splendens isolate huo1 chromosome 13, SspV2, whole genome shotgun sequence contains the following:
- the LOC121761480 gene encoding HVA22-like protein e, whose product is MNRFWTLLTYLHSLAGPGVMLLYPLYASVVAIESTSKVDDEQWLAYWILYSFLTLVEMLIQPLFEWIPIWYDLKLGFVAWLVLPQFRGAAFIYEKFVREKLINKYGGGPRQAKGKSKFVDYVATNKGEQEAY